Part of the Paroedura picta isolate Pp20150507F chromosome 3, Ppicta_v3.0, whole genome shotgun sequence genome is shown below.
ACCCACAACCATTGGTATCAATACTATAGGCTGCAGAAAGTTGTTACGTTCTAATGATATTAAGTGCATAtttcagagatcttttcaagcaGTTGATAACAAGGGGCAGAACTTTGGCTATATAAGTACTAGCAATTCGTCACGACTGGTTACTGCCAGAATAATTAGTGAAGTACTGTTCCTGAGTAGCTAAATTTGTTCTAGAACTTTCTTTCTTCACACAGCTAACACACTAAATCCGGAACTGCGCCCTGTTCCCCATGAAGTCCAGTTAGATATCTAGATAGGAGCACCATGCTGCAATGTTTCATTATTCCAAACATACACAGAGTTTGTTTTTAGGGACATCTACAAGTTGCTCATACAAGATATAGCCGTTATGAACAAAAATCAGACATTTGGGAAAGCTATACTTCAAGCTTGTTCAAAACTTATTTGATTGGGTACACTGCCTTTTGCTTTTTACTCACAATGCTTTTTTCGCACTCATCAGATGCTCAAGGGTGTTAAGGAAGCAGGAGATTATGAGGCAGCAAGGCCTCCCATCCCAGAACTCCAATACCAGCTTTGATCACCCTTCTCTTTAGTGTAATGCAGCACGTTATCAACCGCATAGGTTCATAAACCTTTTCCATTTTCGCTGCTCAATTCCCACAGAATGAATGTACATAAAGAGAAACAGAAGGGTAATCAACCAAGGATCAAAAGCAGCGCAGCTGCACAGTGATTGCTTTGCAAGTGAGTCCATGGCAGGGAGACAAGGGCTGCAGTTGGCCTATCATACCCAGGTTCAGTTCAATTAGAATCTAGAACTGAACAGTGCAACAGAATTGGACTCCAAAAGCATGAATTGTAGGAAGCTTCAGAATAAGACAACTGCCAAAGAGCTCCATTGTTAAGGGAATATTTAATGTTTCTGTAACACTCTCCATCAGTAGATTTCATACAGACTACCACAGCCTTCATTTATAGAACAGCAACCTTTATGCCTCTGAACAAAGTCAGGGCAAAACTTTAGAAGGAACAATGCCTTTGAAGAGTGTACCAGGCTGCAGCCCTCCCTTCTATACATCCAACACCTTGCTGCTGCTTTTAGAACCCCACACACATTAAGAAGGCCTAAAATAGTGCTTTCTCTCTAGCCACTAGAACTATTTACTCTTTTAAAAGAGCACTGCAGAACTATTGTGCTGACTCCAGGTATTTGTTGAATACtaaaagtaaaaaggtaaaggtagaaGAGAAGAATGCTACAGCTGCATGGAAGTTATTCTGACTGCACAGAATTTAAAACTCAGAATTCTGCCTTCGATGTTTCTAGGCAAAAAATGAATAGGAaacaaaagatttttttcaaCTATATACAAAATTAGGGGCGGGGAAGGAGAAGATTAGGGGACACTTATTCCCTAGGGTTGTAGCATAGAACAAGCAGAATAACACAGTTTGGTTTTATTTACTCAAAAAAGGGTGGGGAGATATCTTCCTAGCACAAAGCCACCTAGAAATTGTACTGCACAAAACCTAGCTAATACAATGAAGGTCTGATTTAAAAAAGCTAATTTCCAAAACACTTTACAGATAAAGGCTTTTAAGTGCTGTAACTAGGTGAAGATGTAGTCAATGAGAACCAAAAGCCGCGTGCCATGTAGTGTCACAAATACAGTTatggttttaaaagttttaatgcAGAATCTCCAGTGTCAGCCTTCTTTGAACATTCACTCATCAGGTGGTTCCAGCTCCTCTGAAGGtataattccttttctttcttcctcagaTTCTTGCTCCTGCTCAGCAGCAGGGGCTTCCTGGGACGTGTTCAAGTTCCAGTCCTCCATCTGTCCCGATTCTTCTCctaccccttcttcttcttcacccttaTTTTCTGCACCACTTTCTTCAACTGGATTTTCTTCATTCAGATTGTCTCCCCCTTTGGTTTCCTCATCAGCCTTGTTTCCTTCACCTTCAGGTGCTCCTTCCTCCATGTTCCCACTAGTTCCTGCCTCACCTTCCTCatgttcctctttctcttctgggTCATCTGTGAAAGGATTCTCACCCTGCAAACATGATAGAGCCAAAGAGCATCCACTGTTAAGACATATTCACTCCTTGCATTGCAAAGAATTGCATGCAAATGGCTGGTTGAGAACAATTAATAGTATAGCCTATGAAAATAATTTGTCCCAAGTATTGTGCTAACAGGAGCTTGAAAGAGATGTATATGAGATCTTTGGATTGTAGAGGCTAACAAAACATGGGGGAAGTGGAGGATAGGGTGCAGAGAAATCTGTAGAGCGGAGAGAAGAGAACTTGCACTGGGAGATGCAGTGAGAACCTCCATGCTATGAGTTAGAGAGCAGGAACTAACAGAAAGGAATTCAGAAAGTGGTACCAAAAGAGAAATTGAGGCTAGCCCATCTAAATCACCCTTCCCCAATTATTCTAGTGTTGAAGTTGACACAAACAGGTTTTCCCTAGTTAGCAAATGTTTCTTTCAGAAAATGAGAAATTCAGGGTCTTATAACAAACTAGAAGACAGTAGCACAAACCAGTTACTTCTACCAGTAAGAATTGCCAGCTTGTCTACTCCCCGCTGTCTCCCAGCAGCGAGAATGTTCTCTGTATTCTGTCAGCTCTATGTCCAAGAAGAATGGACCTATGTAATAAACTGCAGCATGGGATTGTAGATATCAGAATAGATCACACAACGTACTAAACTTCTGCAAACCATAGCTTGGAATTCTGGGTTGATGCCTCCCGATAAACCTTATTCTTTATTATCTTACTGATGCCACAAATAAAAATGGTCTCTTTATCTGAATGTTGCCACAGCAGGGTGacctccagagccagcttggactagtagttaagaatggcggcttctaattgggcaagccgggtttgattctctgctcttccacatgcagccagctgggtgaccttaggcttttAACAGTCCTGTTAgtattgttctgactgagcaagcctgtcagaactctctcagccccgcctgctTCACatggtgtctgatgtggggagaagggaaggcaattgtaagccactttgagacccctttgggcagtgaaaagtgaagtataaaaccaaatcctcttcttcttcctcaaaaggtatagccaaaaaaaaaaggcattactTTACCTTGAGATATCGTTCCAGTTTCTTGCTGATGAGCTTATTGTTAAGAATACTTCTTGCAACTACTAATGATGATTTCTTGGACTGTTCCATCATAGCCTAGAAGAAAAACATCCAGAGATGTCATGgcctatgtatgtatatatgtatatatataatatgtgtatatatatgtatatatatataatacagtgCTATCTTCTCTTAAGAGCAGACTCATCTCAAGGGAGTAGAGATGTAaaacttctggaaattttgaagtcAATGGGGAAGATATATTATTCTCCCCAAAATAAAGAACATTTCAAGAAAAACTGCAATATATGGTATACTTGTTTACTGAAGGAATTTTATTGCTTtaatataaaaagcactatgcataacTCAGCTCATACAATTACAATATCTGATATATTATAATGTTTAAATATAAAGGTCTATTTTCCACAAACACAATGAACATACTTAATACAAGAAAAGACAGCGAGACACTGAACTCTATGCTACATTAGCACAACTCATTCCAGGTTTTGCCCTCTGAGAAGTAGGACAAACAAAACATTGGGCTGGAGCCAGCTCAGTAATGACCCAACTTTGTAGCTTTCCTCATCCCCCAACAGTCCTTTCTGACTCCAGGAAAGTCTGGAGGAAAGGTTGCAGGAACAAGGAGTCAAACTCACTCCCTTCTTACTTTTCTATCAGCAGAGCTCCATTCACAGAAGAGGTGGGAGGGGACCATTTTtgcaccctcccctctctccacTGAACCTTCCTGACCTATCAGGCTATTACTTCATGTAACCCCAGCAATAAACTTGGGGTCAGAGGAAATCCTGGGAAAATCTGCTGCTGTCACTGAGATACaacccatttaaaaaacaaataataaaggCAGCCTTAAATGACAATACAATCAGAATAGAACTCACCATGtagaatatttaaaacatttgagttCATTGTGCATGCATTATCACATACTTGATTAAAGTATTAATtgaatacaaaagcatacaaataCTTTTGAAAAAGTTTTAATATTTACAGAACAAAGAAATCATCATTTCAACATGTATGAGTGCCTGCCCtgtacaaaacaaaaaataaacaaggGAAGCTAGGATACAGTTCTGTACAAATCTAAGGGTAATTCCAGTTTGCAAAAAACACTAAATGTAAAAACACCAAAAAATGCTTTGAGAGTAGCCCTCTACCTTTCAGCAATTGTGAGTAGGAATGGACATGaattggctcacaaactaaaattGGGGATGAATTTTGACCAGTTTGTAAattgaagtttgtggcaggtcaatcAATATGAACTTCCCATCTGTTCATAGACGTTCACGAGCAGATGCAATTCCAGACTCACTGTCTACACTCAAGCTAAATGTTTACCCAAGGGACAAAACTTGGAGGGCATTGTAGCGTATCTGGGGGTGATCCTGTCTCTAGCATGCACAGAATCCATACTATAAACTCCTGAACCTATGCCTTCCAAAATGACAATCTGTTATTGAAGGTTCCTCCAGAAAAGTGTTTTCTAAGGACATTACAGATACCTCCCCAGAAAGCACATCCTTGGGGGGAAATTCTTTGATGGGTGGTAACTCTGAAtatgtaaatccaatcctcatcaaACTTGGacaggcagctggagatctcatctgagtttggtgtctctctagcttgcacaggatctgttctactGGGCCACAAACTGAACCTGTTAGTTTGGCTGCTTAAAGTGAAtgtgtttgtggtttgcaaacctgGTAAGCCGCAAGCCAAATTTCCTCAGTTCATCCCCATCCATAAATTTAGGTCTGTATGTTCACAAACTTTGCTGGCAAAAAGGAGTTAAGAGAATACATCAAGTTGCTTGAGAAACCCAAGATGCCATGAGAAATTGTGATAGCAACAGCAATGTCAACTAGGAGATGCAGAGGCTCAAGGTGGCTACGACTTTGGCATTAGCATGCTTCTCTACGCCTCTTTCACTTTGAGAAGAAAGTCAATTCGGTCAATATGAGCAGTGAATATCTAGGAAGATGGCACTGCAGTGACCACGTAAaggaataaatgaaatctttaatCGAGATTCTAGCCAAACCAAGAGCCATCTAAGGAGGAAGGCTAAAGGGAAATAAATTAATTCTATGATATGGCAGTCCTTAAACTATTTTAGAGTCACACCAGCTCTCTATGTTGCATATATTAAATGAAAACATACTTTCTTAGCTGGTTATTTTAGCAGGTATCATTCCTTTTAAGCTGCTAATACAAGAAAAGTACAAGCAGGAAGCAACTGACCAACACTGCTCAATGGGGTTTCTGGTACTTAGCAGATGAATACTCACTCTGCGGTTGTGGTTATGATCCAGAGACTTCAAATGTTTTTGGATAATTCCATACTGCATTGGAATGAAGAGGTCACATGCAACACAGTGAGCAGCCTCCACCTTTTTTACAAAGTGTTCCATACCTATATCTGAAAAAAGGTTAGAAAAATCTCATTCTGCTGTAGAATATGCTTTCTATCATAAGCAACAATATTTCCCATACCAGGCAAATTATCTGTACTCAGCCTCTAGAGTTCTCTGTACTAGGTTGCAACTGTATGGAATGAACAGAATAGCAAGAATAGAACAAAAATGTAAAGTAACTGAAGCTCCTACTGCATGCTCCTACATGCACACCTAAGAATACTACTTTCTAAAACCAAAGTCTGTATCTGTATGTAACACCACCTCCATTAAAGCATACTACTTATTTAGAAATTCACTGCTACAATTGCTTCCAAGGTGCCATATCAACATAATGCCTTTCTAAAGAAGACAGTATAATGTAGATTCCTAATATCTTTGGCAAGTCTTCGTTGGTGCACTGGAAATTCTTATGGAAGAAACTGGAGCAGATCTCTGAGCTGTAATTCAGTTCACATACTTTACTGCTTAACTTTTAGAACAGCCTTCACACACAAAGCTATACATCAGTCACAAAATAATACATACCCTGAGTAAGATCTTGGTCTTTATAGATCTGTTGTATAACTGCATTAATATCTTCAATTGCTTTACGACGTTCTTCCGTTTTTTTTGTCTTGTTAGCTACATATTCCTGCATTGTAGAAGACCTTACTATAAATACTGAAGGCAATGTTGAGGAGGCAGAACATATCTTACTGGTCAAATGGCACACATATAATGATTAGACCACAGTGAAGGTTTTTCTGACCATTTAGTTACCCCCCCTCTCActccaagaaatacattttcatgCCTAATCTGTTCCATCAGTCTCACTTCTTCCTAAGAATTAAAAGCAAAACTGTGAGGTGGATGGGTAGCATAAAGATAAATGAAAGCAAAGGTAATGTAGAATAAAAATGGTGAGGTCAGGATCGCTGAAGTCTGACACCATCAAATTTGATTCCCAAAACTCTTTTTGGTTTACATGAAATATTTCCAAATTCAGTGCTACAGATGtcagaaaacaaagggaaaacagAAGGCAACTGCTCAAAAGAGGCCCACCTGAAGGAAGTCAGCTGTCTGCTGGGGCAACTTGGTTCCAACAAATTTAAAGTGCTCCTTGTGAAACTTGCTCTCCAAATGATTGGTCATCTCATCCTCATAGAATGTACGATATTTGCACAATGAACACACAAATTGAATCCTGCTTAAGGCACAAAGAATGATAAATGTTGGTATCCATCTTCTTTGGGGCTTTATTTGATAAAAACTTATGATAATTCCCTCTTTTGGGGCTGGAAGATTGGAATATTCCCAAGTAGTAGCAATGATTACAGtttaaatagtgtgtgtgtgtgggaggggggcttaaaatgagatttgtcatagtgatcacttgttaAAGGTAGTCAATCAGGAAATGTCTTTGTTTTTGCTTtacaaaatatggtaaccctgTTTTAATACAAAGGTTTGTTGCAGGACCTGTTTCTGCAGGATGATTTTCAAAAGCATCTACTTTACTTTTGGTCATATATGTGGCTGCACTCCAAATCAACTACAATGTATTAAGCAATATTATATTCTTGTGACTCCTGTTTACAAATTGTGGAACAGCTGATTGGCATGAGTAAACTAGTTAGACTATCACCCATATCCAACACTCAACTAAGCTGAACAATATGGAATTCTGCAGTGATATTTACAATTGGAGTGGCACCagtccagatttttaaaatgcattgtaCTTACTATGTCAACTCTAGAAACTACAATAAAATTCAACCTTCAGCAGACTGTCAAGTTGGGTAACACTATATTATATAGGGAGAAATGTTAAAAACAGTGAACTCCACTTTGACAACACAAGAGGATAACACATTATCCCAGTCCCATGCTATAACCACTAGTACAGAGTTGCCCAACATGGCACTGTGGAAGCCATGATGCCCGCCAGTACCTCCCTTGGTGTCTGCTGAGCTTTTCAGAAGGGGTGTGGAGAGTAAAAATGGGCTTGTTATTGACTGCCATCATTCAAATAAATGGTTTTTCCACGGGATGATGACTGATTAGCAACTCGGCATTCCTTAGTCAACATAAGGTTCAGTTTCCCCTTCTGGATTTCCTTCTTTTCTGGACGTGTTAGGAGGGAAGTATTCCATTTGGCTCTGTCTCAGGAGGCAGCCATTTGGGGGTTGTCTctgcctccagaggcagccatttgCTTACCACCTGCTCTCAAAATTAAAGAGATGtccacagcctcaaaaaggttacAGATTCCTGCACCTGCAAATTTCcagtcatctggagaaaatgcctaCCTTTCTACCATCCGATCACGGtatctctttttctgtctctcttgAGTTTTCTTGCCAGCTTGCAATTTGCGCTTGATTTGACTGATCTCTTCCTGAATTGTCAGGGCTCCTATATATAATAAAAAGCAGTGCATTTTCAGTACAGTAGTTTCCATGTTCCCAATCCTGCTTTTCAGGCCAAAACACAAAAGAAAGAGCTTCCTGGAGGTTAATCAGAGATAAAACCATAACTGTCACCTAATGAGTTTCTCAGGCTTATGGAATGGAATGTTTATCAAGTGGACTTTTCCTATAAGATAAATATTTACTTTTTCAGGATCCTTGCAGTTATGAGATGAAGAGCAAAGCCTGAATTTCAGCTGGACTAGCTTTGAGCTTGAGTCCAGCACTCAGAAATGTCGTAGAGCAATTATCTTTATATGCAATATAATCAATTGCCAATTGTCCTGTTTCTGGGAACTGACAAAAGAGTAGTTCAATGGTTTGAAAGTGATGTTACGATGCATGCTAGAGGTATAGATTGCCACACTGGTATGGAAAACTGCTATTTCAAAGCAGCTGGAGCCTACCCCACCAAAAGAATAATAAATGCAGTTCAAGAACTGTCCCAACATAATTAAGCAGGCTGCCAACTTCATATCAAAGTGCTATTACATCACAGTtcgtttcactacccaaagtagtctcaaagcggtttactattgtcttcctatcctctacccacaacaggcaccctgtgagctaggtgaggctgagagagctctaagagaactgtgactggcccaagatcacccaactggctgcacgtggagaagtggggaatcaaacctgattctccagatcaaaggcccccactcctaaccactgcaccatgctggctgtctttATATGCGGTTATTTGGACTTACCCTTCTCAgagtctccttttctttcttcatcttcaccaccttctccctctccttcctaaaAGGCAATTAAAGACACTGACAATCCTGCAATTGTTTTCAGTGAAATTTCACATCAGGTGGCGTTGCTATCAAGATAATCATATGAACCCCAGAAACAGCAACTACACATACAAAAATACCAGTTACTAAATGCAGATACAGAACCTTATCAAACTTTATCTTCAAATGAGCTTCTCTGTATCAGTGAGGCATAAAACATTTAATCCTCCTAGATTCAGAATTTAGTCATTCGTGTTTTTAAACTCTAAGAAACCATACAAAAAACACAGTTGCAACCTAAGAATGGCTACTATGAATTTGGATAAGCAGTAAATGTAAACAGTGGGTCTTTGTTCTGATGGAAAGATTATTGTTCTTTTCTATACTGAGCAAGTCCTATGTTCTGTTATTAATCCAACATAGAATCAAGGATCTGACAAATCACTTAGGCATGGTAGGATTGCTTGGCTATACCCACTTGACAGTCACGTCTAAGAACATCACACACAACACAGCCAGATCCATTGTTTATACTGACTGTAACTACAGTGTTGTcccttgtttttttaaacctaaaaGTAGTTCTGGGAGGCTCCAAATCCAATCAGAGCCACAGAAATATGAAAAATGTATGAATTTAAGTTGCTGCCCATTCCTAGTAGCGATTAACTCAGGTATGAGGTAGGAGTCAGGAATTAATCTTTTCAtgtgagatgaactgtaaaagtATACTGTAAGAAATTCAGACTCACAGCTTTAGAAcacttctctgcagcttctccttCAGGTCCCTCTTCTGAAAAGATAAAATTCAATTACTTACAATGTAGTGCTTTAGGCATCTACCGCCTTAGATGTAGTAAAGGGGGAAAGTTGAATTACAGGAAGGTTGTATCTCTGTGCAGGCTTCACTTACCATTATCAGAGTCTGAGTTGTCAGAGCCATCGGTTTTTGCTGCTTTGCTGTCCGGTTCATCAGAGCTGTTAGCTTGTTTACGCTTATTAGAAGCTGGCTCAgtctttattctttttttctatggaaagaaaaaaaacattttcatctGTGTGCATAATACCAACTGTGTGCATTAACCAACTCACATTCAACATTATTTTAAGTTTTCTATCTATGTATAATAAAATATGCTGTGTCAGATATGTATCTTCCTGGGTCTTCTAAAGGACACTCAaactattctccatcagctggtGAACCACCAGGAGCTGATGAGCTACTTACAGGAGACCCCTGTGCTAGAACAATTGTCCAAGAGAACAGCAAAGTACCAAGCAAGTGGCATAGATAGTGAAGGAAAACAGCAGTAGTAACAAAGCAATCTAAACCACAAATTATTACTATACCATCCAAATTACTATACCATTGCCAAATTATTTCTATACCATCCCTCCTGATATGAGTTCAAAGCAATTCATAGGAATAAAACTATacagtaaaatacagtaaaatacaataaaatacagtattaaCAGTGTtaaccctcccaccccaccccaaatcagaTTCCTTTGCATTTCGCCTTAATGAGCCCTTTAGAAGGAGACAAAATCAAGTGGGAGACGATTGCATAGGTACTTACTTTAAAATCTGCGTCCCACATTTTCCAGTTTCTCCTCATGCGTTGTTTCATGCTGCCTCCTCCAAAGCGCATGTTGCCAGAGAAACCTCGCATTCCCTGGAACATATTGTATTCAGGGAAAAGTTTGTGGGAGAAAAGGGATGGGGGTCTATTGGGGCCATGGCCTCGTCCTCCCATTGGTGCTGGGGGGTCATTCCATTGTCCACCCATGCGCCCAGAATATGGAGCTGCCATGGATCTGTTATTTCGCCCGTCTCTGGGCCAGTTTTGACCCCGATGGCCAAAGTTGTCACGTGCTCTGTTGTGGTACTGGTCCCTGCGGTTCCCATAGGAGTTGTCATAGTGGCCTTCATAGGCATTGTCGGTTTCATGTTCAGCCTCACTGTAATCGTAGCCGGATCTGTACAGATCACGGTCGTTCAGTGAAGACCTTGAGTCATAGGACTCATAGGTTTCATACCTGCAAGAGTTGTACAGCAAGCAAGGAATCTAGTCAGTAGCATATAAAGTACTATGTTACAAAGACTGCCAAGAAATGGCAAAAGAaaggttacattaaaaaaaaaattgaaaccaagCACATATCACCCCAGAACTGTTCTAATTTCAGTTAGGTCAAAACAAAGCTCCAGGGGTTTTAACTCAACATAAATTCCTCCCTCATTAAATCCATTATTGGGAAAAGACCATTAATTTAAGAGCTACACCGAATTTGCACTAATCACAGAAAAAACAAAGCACTTGGAtcacaatgacaatgacaaacaTGCCTTCAGGTACGACTAATTTTGGATTTTGCCTGTTACTGAGTCATACACACACCAGCCCCTTCAGTGGTCAGCTCTGCTAGATAGCTGAGGTTCCTGTGCACAATTGCTCATGGTCAGCTCCCACCTATTCAGCTATTCTGAGTTGAAGCAGAGAAAGTGCTTTAAGAAAAAAAGCAGAGACGATTAGCTATACATTAAGGAGGTACTTCATACATGACATTATGCCTGATTATCACAatgcagaaaaaaacactgcATGAGTAGACTTAATGATACCTCCAAAACCCACCATAATAAATGGCTGGGACACTAGAATTTTTCTATGAAAAGTAAGTCTGAAACACAATTTCATAAGACTATTCCAAAAATATTCAGAGGAATCCTAGAGTTTAAATTCCGCACATAATACTTGAAAAGTGATTCCAACGGAGCCTGTGAGCTGATTAATATGCAGAGATGACAGTGGATAAGGCCAGAGTGCACATTATTCCCAACTGCTTGCTGTTTTAACTGCCAGAACTGAGCAACACAAGGCATACTTGCTTGTCATAAACCAGCACTGAACACCAGTGCAAAAACCAATAGACATACTTTGAATCAAGGATCTGAAAGCAAGGACATTAAAAGGAAACAATGGCTGAGGAGGAGACTTTATAAGCTAACTAAGAACAGAAAATGTTATTCTAAAAAGCATCAGGACAAAATGATTCCATGTATCATTAGTGCAGACTACACTGCTGCAGTTCAGCCTTCGGCAATGTTTTCCTAGTAATTCACTGCAGCATCCTGCTACTTCCCATCTTCAATGCCCACCTGGTCTCACCACATTTAATTCAAGTGAGGGTGAACAATGCAGGGTTATCCAATATCCACCTAGTATGACAGAACTGAAAAAGGGGAAAACTATAAGGTTACAAGCCAATTCTATGCACTTTCTCTCAGATGTAAACCCCACTGGCTTCAAAGTATAAATGCTGTTGCAGCCTTAGACACAACTAGTAACCTGGGTCAGTATCTTCCAATCATTTAGAGTACCTTAAACTTTATACTTAAACACTTCTTTACCAATGAGAACAAAAGATCAAAAAGCAGAAATATGATTTTAGCGGACTGTGGCACAACTACTTACAACAATTCACCTTCCCTCATGAGACAAAAGATGCTATTCAAATAACTGCATAGGAAGTACATCACCAGAAGCGGGTtcaaagcaaaataataatatacAGGTTTCTCTAGTCTGCTCTTTTACTTATTATGACAACTACATAACAGAATGAATGTGACAACTATGAACTAAGCAATTATTTTGgactaaaatacatttaaatactGCTCTATACTGCTCTTTAAAGCAGCTCTATGAACctataatatataaaaataccAGCAGAACATTATAATTCAGTCACTGCAGGACTATGCTTCCATTTAACTAAACTGTGCAAGATTAAGAAAATCAGGATTAACATACTGTTCCCTTGATATACTTCATATATATAAATGTCTCCAGGTACACATTTTATGCACATATCCTTCTTCAACCTAACTTATGTTCACCTGAATCTAGGAATATAGCTACAAAACAAATGCCAGCCTATATAATCTTAAATTCAGCTACTCTAAACGACCTCTGGTTACCGAGAAGAATCCTTCTTCTCTGAGGACAGGAAGACATCTTGGTGGGTGTTTACCACCTCTTTTAGATTGGGGCAGGACAATTCAAACTTCCTGTCTCCTGGTGGGGaacactctccttcttcagttggAAAACCTCCAAGAGCTAATTAACTACACTTGGAAACTCTCAATGTAGAAGGAAGGTACCGGGACAGTAAGcatcacaaaaaaaaatccaatttaacATTAACCTGGTGGATAAAACCTTAAGCAGGTCTGTCAGTATACATCCCTCTCTCTTACACACTTttatcattaaaaaacaaaaacaaaagaagatGGCATGGATTCTGGTTATGTAGGGAGGGACAAGATGTCCTCCAGTCCTCAGAGAAGGACCCTTTTCAATGAGCAATCAATGGTAGTCTCTCTCTGAGGTCAGGAGAACATCTTGGTGGGATTTTCAAGAGTGGTCCCGTTATAAGGGTGGATAAGCCgtgtttaatggcagaaagtgaagaggaactaaagagcctgttgatgcgggtgaaggaggagagtgcataagttggcttgaaactcaacatcaagaaaacaaagatcatggcatccggccctctcaattcctggcaaatagatggggaagaaattgagatagtgacagattttattttcttgggctccaagatcactgcagatggggactgcagcaaaaaaatgaaaagatgcttgctcctggggaggaaagctatggcaaatctagacagcatcctaaaaagcagagacatcaccctgccaacaaaagtgtgtttagtcgaggctatggtattcccagttgcaatgtatggatgcaaaagttggaccataaggaaggtcaaagaattgaggcttttgaaatctggtgctgaagaagactcctacgagtcccttggactgcaaggcgaacaaaccagtcagccctagaggagatcagccctgactgcacctt
Proteins encoded:
- the AKAP8L gene encoding A-kinase anchor protein 8-like isoform X2 gives rise to the protein MSYSGYGNWNSGTNRGYEDYSYGYGYGQDNSGNYGYETYESYDSRSSLNDRDLYRSGYDYSEAEHETDNAYEGHYDNSYGNRRDQYHNRARDNFGHRGQNWPRDGRNNRSMAAPYSGRMGGQWNDPPAPMGGRGHGPNRPPSLFSHKLFPEYNMFQGMRGFSGNMRFGGGSMKQRMRRNWKMWDADFKKKRIKTEPASNKRKQANSSDEPDSKAAKTDGSDNSDSDNEEGPEGEAAEKCSKAEGEGEGGEDEERKGDSEKGALTIQEEISQIKRKLQAGKKTQERQKKRYRDRMVESRIQFVCSLCKYRTFYEDEMTNHLESKFHKEHFKFVGTKLPQQTADFLQEYVANKTKKTEERRKAIEDINAVIQQIYKDQDLTQDIGMEHFVKKVEAAHCVACDLFIPMQYGIIQKHLKSLDHNHNRRAMMEQSKKSSLVVARSILNNKLISKKLERYLKGENPFTDDPEEKEEHEEGEAGTSGNMEEGAPEGEGNKADEETKGGDNLNEENPVEESGAENKGEEEEGVGEESGQMEDWNLNTSQEAPAAEQEQESEEERKGIIPSEELEPPDE
- the AKAP8L gene encoding A-kinase anchor protein 8-like isoform X1 codes for the protein MSYSGYGNWNSGTNRGYEDYSYGYGYGQDNSGNYGYGMATSNSWEMPNSDTDMNLNASTGTSSDGVIAKFNQRLDMVSHLETDTMQGGHYGSGGDRYETYESYDSRSSLNDRDLYRSGYDYSEAEHETDNAYEGHYDNSYGNRRDQYHNRARDNFGHRGQNWPRDGRNNRSMAAPYSGRMGGQWNDPPAPMGGRGHGPNRPPSLFSHKLFPEYNMFQGMRGFSGNMRFGGGSMKQRMRRNWKMWDADFKKKRIKTEPASNKRKQANSSDEPDSKAAKTDGSDNSDSDNEEGPEGEAAEKCSKAEGEGEGGEDEERKGDSEKGALTIQEEISQIKRKLQAGKKTQERQKKRYRDRMVESRIQFVCSLCKYRTFYEDEMTNHLESKFHKEHFKFVGTKLPQQTADFLQEYVANKTKKTEERRKAIEDINAVIQQIYKDQDLTQDIGMEHFVKKVEAAHCVACDLFIPMQYGIIQKHLKSLDHNHNRRAMMEQSKKSSLVVARSILNNKLISKKLERYLKGENPFTDDPEEKEEHEEGEAGTSGNMEEGAPEGEGNKADEETKGGDNLNEENPVEESGAENKGEEEEGVGEESGQMEDWNLNTSQEAPAAEQEQESEEERKGIIPSEELEPPDE
- the AKAP8L gene encoding A-kinase anchor protein 8-like isoform X3, which translates into the protein MSYSGYGNWNSGTNRGYEDYSYGYGYGQDNSGNYGYETYESYDSRSSLNDRDLYRSGYDYSEAEHETDNAYEGHYDNSYGNRRDQYHNRARDNFGHRGQNWPRDGRNNRSMAAPYSGRMGGQWNDPPAPMGGRGHGPNRPPSLFSHKLFPEYNMFQGMRGFSGNMRFGGGSMKQRMRRNWKMWDADFKKKRIKTEPASNKRKQANSSDEPDSKAAKTDGSDNSDSDNEEGPEGEAAEKCSKAEGEGEGGEDEERKGDSEKGALTIQEEISQIKRKLQAGKKTQERQKKRYRDRMVERIQFVCSLCKYRTFYEDEMTNHLESKFHKEHFKFVGTKLPQQTADFLQEYVANKTKKTEERRKAIEDINAVIQQIYKDQDLTQDIGMEHFVKKVEAAHCVACDLFIPMQYGIIQKHLKSLDHNHNRRAMMEQSKKSSLVVARSILNNKLISKKLERYLKGENPFTDDPEEKEEHEEGEAGTSGNMEEGAPEGEGNKADEETKGGDNLNEENPVEESGAENKGEEEEGVGEESGQMEDWNLNTSQEAPAAEQEQESEEERKGIIPSEELEPPDE